A single genomic interval of Planctomycetota bacterium harbors:
- a CDS encoding DUF5309 family protein, whose product MSFSGKATYGAGADLPEIMEDVSDIIGIVSPYETALLDHLGDAKRPATSTVHEWVEDTLLPNTDTINQTTFTPNAQDATSVTVANGARFQVGDLVRPGNAPEVMQVTAVSTNVLTVVRRYGSTPASSLSNGLRLTILGNAALEGADATTARFTSRVRKQNYTQIFAATVDVTGTMQAVRAHGVPDEIDYQKQERLRELLRDLENCVINGTAPASTPQGGSSVRRSMNGIIKLISTNQFVPGQGGFPAGGGAGTDLSENVLNAAMRLAWEQSQGRVDTIVAGGFQKRRINQFIATTARHYDAGETRVRDMVSVYESDFGVCRVILSRWMPADTILLLDSSRVEVVPLAGRSFHFRPLGATGDSVSGQVVGEYTLEFRNEAAHALVRGLSTT is encoded by the coding sequence ATGAGTTTCTCGGGGAAGGCGACGTACGGGGCGGGCGCGGACCTGCCGGAGATCATGGAAGACGTGTCGGACATCATCGGGATCGTGAGCCCGTACGAGACGGCGCTGCTCGACCACCTGGGCGACGCGAAGCGCCCCGCGACGAGCACGGTGCACGAGTGGGTGGAGGACACGCTGCTGCCCAACACCGACACGATCAACCAGACGACGTTCACGCCCAACGCGCAGGACGCCACGAGCGTGACGGTGGCGAACGGCGCGCGGTTCCAGGTCGGGGACCTGGTGCGCCCGGGCAACGCGCCCGAGGTGATGCAGGTGACGGCGGTGTCGACGAACGTGCTGACGGTGGTGCGTCGGTACGGCTCGACGCCGGCGAGCAGCCTGAGCAACGGGCTGCGCCTGACGATCCTGGGCAACGCGGCCCTGGAGGGGGCGGACGCGACGACCGCGCGGTTCACGAGCCGCGTGCGCAAGCAGAACTACACGCAGATCTTCGCGGCGACGGTGGACGTGACGGGGACGATGCAGGCGGTGCGCGCCCACGGCGTGCCGGACGAGATCGACTACCAGAAGCAGGAGCGTCTGCGCGAGCTGCTGCGGGACCTGGAGAACTGCGTGATCAACGGGACGGCGCCGGCGTCGACGCCCCAGGGCGGGTCGAGCGTGCGCCGGTCGATGAACGGGATCATCAAGCTCATCTCGACGAACCAGTTCGTGCCCGGGCAGGGTGGCTTCCCGGCGGGCGGGGGCGCGGGGACGGACCTGTCGGAGAACGTGCTGAACGCGGCGATGCGTCTGGCGTGGGAGCAGAGCCAGGGGCGGGTGGACACGATCGTGGCGGGCGGGTTCCAGAAGCGCCGGATCAACCAGTTCATCGCGACGACCGCGCGCCACTACGACGCGGGGGAGACGCGGGTGCGCGACATGGTGAGCGTGTACGAGAGCGACTTCGGGGTGTGCCGCGTGATCCTGTCGCGGTGGATGCCGGCGGACACCATCCTGCTGCTCGACAGTTCGCGGGTGGAGGTCGTGCCGCTGGCGGGGCGCAGCTTCCACTTCCGCCCGCTGGGCGCGACGGGCGACAGCGTGAGCGGGCAGGTGGTGGGCGAGTACACGCTGGAGTTCCGCAACGAGGCGGCGCACGCGCTGGTGCGCGGGCTCTCGACGACGTGA
- a CDS encoding PEP-CTERM sorting domain-containing protein: MRQSMMFGAVVGAVASGVLGGAALGATVTNPSFEVGAPVMGGPLNTDWRWDLHNFVTAENAITPAAGNRMLKFLATSSGGAGPGVACDVIQIVDMTAPADQAIITTGFGSVTVGALFNRVGGPAPSFVDTYFGVNVRSHTSYANAQSLTSTGLQTTILFSDANTATWESAVASLALPASTQYITIQLVAAEDILNDTSGVEFDGHYADDVRFALVPAPGSVVLAGLGGLVLARRRR, encoded by the coding sequence ATGCGTCAGTCCATGATGTTCGGTGCGGTGGTCGGAGCGGTGGCGTCGGGCGTGCTGGGCGGGGCGGCCCTGGGGGCCACGGTCACCAACCCCTCCTTCGAGGTCGGCGCCCCCGTGATGGGCGGGCCCCTGAACACCGACTGGCGCTGGGACCTGCACAACTTCGTGACGGCCGAGAACGCCATCACGCCCGCGGCGGGGAACCGCATGCTCAAGTTCCTCGCGACCTCGAGCGGGGGGGCCGGCCCGGGGGTCGCCTGCGACGTCATCCAGATCGTGGACATGACCGCCCCGGCCGACCAGGCGATCATCACCACCGGGTTCGGCTCGGTCACGGTGGGGGCCCTCTTCAACCGCGTCGGCGGGCCGGCACCGTCCTTCGTCGACACCTACTTCGGCGTCAACGTCCGCTCGCACACGTCCTACGCCAACGCGCAGTCGCTCACCTCCACCGGCCTGCAGACCACGATCCTCTTCTCCGACGCCAACACCGCCACGTGGGAGTCCGCCGTCGCGAGCCTGGCGCTCCCCGCGTCGACGCAGTACATCACCATCCAGCTCGTGGCGGCGGAGGACATCCTGAACGACACGAGCGGCGTGGAGTTCGACGGGCACTACGCCGACGACGTGCGGTTTGCGCTTGTCCCCGCGCCGGGGTCGGTTGTGCTGGCCGGGCTGGGCGGGCTGGTGCTGG
- a CDS encoding phage portal protein: protein MNPALRYTDPSTSPHAALGPGEAPDPALADAALLAAIEAHRRTELPRLRRLWNYYRNPMTPTRDARGYRLGQESGLPARILAGAAWGGVSRGVVVENDIGWRVQTMVDFLLGKPVRIVSTAPQEDRRALLDQVLDLVWERSGGIALLQDMALLGQVYGHVDLVLRVDHDAVRLARGEPRARALRAAEGLRIEVVDPCRGVPVFANAPISSASLAPDAYAILAPAPAEARAGLAADGRYAPAAGPDVAEVLTADARRVYEGGRLVWEREWSWSGERPPVVHIQNISDPTSYSGLGEVEPLIPLQDELNTRLCDRAHRVTMQSFRMYLAKGVDGFDKAPIAPGQVWMTDNPEASITAFGGDAPTPGEEAHIRELREALDKASGVPPLAGGVVQGRIGNLSSANALRVTLMGVLAKTARKRVTYGAGMARMCALVLEALDAGGALATGADERGVRLSWPDPLPEDTQELVQIAKGKRELGVPAERVLEELGYAPTDEGVA from the coding sequence ATGAACCCCGCGCTGCGATACACCGATCCGTCGACCTCCCCGCACGCCGCGCTCGGGCCGGGCGAGGCCCCCGACCCCGCGCTCGCCGACGCCGCGCTGCTCGCGGCCATCGAGGCCCACCGTCGCACCGAGCTGCCGCGCCTGCGCCGGCTCTGGAACTACTACCGCAACCCCATGACGCCCACGCGCGACGCCCGCGGCTACCGGCTCGGGCAGGAGAGCGGGCTGCCGGCGCGCATCCTGGCCGGGGCCGCGTGGGGCGGCGTGTCGCGCGGCGTCGTCGTCGAGAACGACATCGGCTGGCGCGTGCAGACCATGGTCGACTTCCTGCTCGGCAAGCCCGTGCGGATCGTGAGCACCGCGCCCCAAGAAGACCGGCGCGCGCTGCTCGACCAGGTGCTCGACCTCGTGTGGGAGCGCTCCGGGGGCATCGCCCTGCTGCAGGACATGGCGCTGCTGGGCCAGGTGTACGGGCACGTGGACCTCGTGCTGCGCGTCGACCACGACGCCGTGCGCCTGGCGCGGGGCGAGCCGCGGGCGCGGGCGCTCCGCGCCGCCGAGGGGCTGCGCATCGAGGTCGTGGATCCGTGCCGCGGCGTGCCGGTCTTCGCGAACGCGCCGATCTCCAGCGCGTCGCTCGCGCCCGACGCGTACGCGATCCTGGCCCCGGCGCCGGCCGAGGCGCGGGCGGGGCTCGCGGCCGACGGGCGGTACGCCCCCGCCGCGGGGCCGGACGTCGCCGAGGTGCTGACCGCCGACGCGCGGCGGGTGTACGAGGGCGGGCGGCTCGTGTGGGAGCGCGAATGGTCGTGGTCGGGCGAGCGCCCGCCGGTCGTGCACATCCAGAACATCAGCGACCCGACGAGCTACTCGGGGCTGGGCGAGGTCGAGCCGCTCATCCCGCTGCAGGACGAGCTCAACACGCGCCTGTGCGACCGCGCCCACCGCGTGACGATGCAGTCGTTCCGCATGTACCTCGCCAAAGGCGTGGACGGGTTCGACAAGGCCCCGATCGCGCCCGGGCAGGTGTGGATGACCGACAACCCCGAGGCGTCGATCACGGCGTTCGGGGGCGACGCGCCCACGCCGGGCGAAGAGGCGCACATCCGCGAACTGCGCGAGGCGCTCGACAAGGCCTCGGGCGTCCCGCCCCTGGCCGGGGGCGTGGTGCAGGGGCGCATCGGGAACCTCTCGAGCGCGAACGCGCTGCGCGTGACGCTCATGGGCGTGCTCGCCAAGACGGCCCGCAAGCGCGTGACGTACGGCGCCGGGATGGCGCGCATGTGCGCGCTCGTGCTCGAGGCGCTCGACGCCGGCGGCGCGCTCGCGACCGGCGCGGACGAGCGGGGCGTGCGCCTCTCGTGGCCCGACCCGCTCCCCGAGGACACGCAGGAACTGGTGCAGATCGCCAAGGGCAAGCGCGAGCTGGGCGTGCCGGCCGAGCGCGTGCTCGAAGAACTCGGCTACGCCCCCACCGACGAGGGCGTGGCCTGA
- a CDS encoding PA14 domain-containing protein, whose protein sequence is MRYSAAVAPASFALALAAILGACTDARLARDAAPDPTPRPLAPIPIPRDGAVPSRQPVIDLTQPDAVVRGSAPAVRFDSRLHPNPIQEPDPVALPRRIREVLPPHPTAPAIDLDAPNALPVGGSLDEHRTSVVQTWPSIGATGWNPPDPTLAVGPNHVLATVNMQIAWYSKSGQVQFSVPLNDTGNPGFFETVGARGFTFDPKCLYDHLAQRFVVIAPEVYSSTGEAYICIAISDDSDPNGVWFKYRTDAVITVGTDTYWWDYPGFGYDANAYYVTSNLFGLNISGFGGTGFRIFDKTPLLTGQPAQFSTLRQTGAASVQVAQHFGANLAPFFVSINSSSSLRIRAITNPLTNPVIVSTNVTVPSFAGPVSGPTPGGTLSLVDNRIMNVHWRDGNLYACHNTSLNNRNLARWYHLRTNNWPVSGGPTLAQSGSVDAGPGLHSYFPAIYSNSNGDVGVVVGVSSPTLNAAVAVAARRSTDPLNRMGVPEIVKFGDTGSNGRWGDYFDIAVDPTDDTTFWVIGQYQQPSGWNNWITSFAVADDPVCHPVPDDAGQLESLQQRAVDVLANDWHSTNLPLTIQSFQPTSQRGGSIIRSVGTGPGGRDRLLYTAPANFNGTDSFTYTVADANNQTATAAVSAFVTDPSTYRPADLPLAAGVPGVDVDYYALLGPTVLPDFSLLTPYAADVVPAVDFASTDQDFATSARADNVGAVFRGYIAITSPGYYTLGLTSDDGSRLFLGDTLFINNDGTHGMVEATNSVGLQPGLHRVRIDFFEAGGGAGLTLAVGPFGGTRTILGPASWRRLACAPDFNQDGNVDQDDIACLAQVVAGDPSCSTLDPDFNQDGNVDQSDIAALEQVIAGAPCP, encoded by the coding sequence ATGCGTTACTCCGCCGCCGTCGCGCCCGCGTCGTTCGCCCTCGCTCTTGCCGCAATCCTCGGCGCCTGCACCGACGCCCGCCTCGCGCGTGACGCCGCCCCGGATCCCACGCCGCGCCCCCTCGCGCCGATCCCCATCCCACGCGACGGCGCCGTTCCTTCCCGCCAGCCCGTCATCGACCTCACCCAGCCCGACGCCGTCGTCCGCGGCTCCGCCCCCGCCGTCCGCTTCGACTCGCGCCTCCACCCCAACCCCATCCAGGAACCCGACCCCGTCGCGCTCCCGCGACGCATCCGCGAGGTCCTCCCGCCCCACCCCACCGCCCCCGCCATCGACCTCGACGCGCCCAACGCCCTGCCCGTCGGCGGCTCGCTCGACGAACACCGCACCAGCGTCGTCCAGACCTGGCCCTCCATCGGCGCCACCGGCTGGAATCCACCCGATCCCACGCTCGCCGTCGGGCCCAACCACGTCCTCGCCACCGTCAACATGCAGATCGCCTGGTACTCCAAGTCCGGCCAGGTCCAGTTCTCCGTCCCCCTCAACGACACCGGCAACCCCGGCTTCTTCGAGACCGTCGGCGCCCGCGGCTTCACCTTCGACCCCAAGTGCCTCTACGACCACCTCGCCCAGCGCTTCGTCGTCATCGCCCCGGAGGTCTACTCCTCCACCGGCGAGGCCTACATCTGCATCGCCATCTCCGACGACAGCGACCCCAACGGCGTGTGGTTCAAGTACCGCACCGACGCCGTCATCACCGTCGGCACCGATACCTACTGGTGGGACTACCCCGGCTTCGGCTACGACGCCAACGCCTATTACGTCACCAGCAACCTCTTCGGCCTCAACATCTCCGGCTTCGGCGGCACCGGCTTCCGCATCTTCGACAAGACCCCCCTCCTCACCGGTCAGCCCGCACAGTTCTCCACCCTCCGCCAGACCGGCGCCGCCTCCGTCCAGGTCGCCCAGCACTTCGGCGCCAACCTCGCGCCCTTCTTCGTCTCCATCAACTCCTCCTCCTCCCTCCGCATCCGCGCCATCACCAACCCCCTCACCAACCCCGTCATCGTCAGCACCAACGTCACCGTCCCCTCCTTCGCCGGCCCCGTCAGCGGCCCCACGCCCGGCGGCACGCTCAGCCTCGTCGACAACCGCATCATGAACGTCCACTGGCGCGACGGCAACCTCTACGCCTGCCATAACACCAGCCTCAACAACCGCAACCTCGCCCGCTGGTATCACCTCCGCACCAACAACTGGCCCGTCTCCGGCGGGCCCACCCTCGCCCAGTCCGGCTCCGTCGACGCCGGGCCCGGCCTGCACTCCTACTTCCCCGCCATCTACTCCAACAGCAACGGCGACGTCGGCGTCGTCGTCGGCGTCTCCTCGCCCACCCTCAACGCCGCCGTCGCCGTCGCCGCACGCCGCAGCACCGACCCCCTCAACCGCATGGGCGTCCCGGAGATCGTCAAGTTCGGCGACACCGGCTCCAACGGGCGCTGGGGCGACTACTTCGACATCGCCGTCGACCCCACTGACGACACCACCTTCTGGGTCATCGGGCAGTACCAGCAGCCCAGCGGCTGGAACAACTGGATCACCTCGTTCGCCGTCGCCGACGACCCCGTCTGCCACCCCGTCCCCGACGACGCCGGCCAGCTCGAGTCCCTCCAGCAGCGCGCCGTCGACGTCCTCGCCAACGACTGGCACTCCACCAACCTCCCCCTCACCATCCAGTCCTTCCAGCCCACCAGCCAGCGCGGCGGCAGCATCATCCGCTCCGTTGGCACCGGGCCCGGCGGCCGCGACCGTCTCCTCTACACCGCCCCCGCCAACTTCAACGGCACCGACTCCTTCACCTACACCGTCGCCGACGCCAACAACCAGACCGCCACCGCCGCCGTCTCCGCCTTCGTCACCGACCCCTCCACCTACCGCCCCGCCGATCTCCCCCTCGCCGCCGGCGTTCCCGGCGTCGACGTCGACTACTACGCCCTCCTCGGCCCCACCGTCCTCCCCGACTTCTCGCTCCTCACCCCCTACGCCGCCGATGTCGTCCCCGCGGTCGACTTCGCCAGCACCGATCAGGACTTCGCCACCTCCGCCCGCGCCGACAACGTCGGCGCCGTCTTCCGCGGCTACATCGCCATCACCTCGCCCGGCTACTACACCCTCGGCCTCACCTCCGACGACGGCTCGCGCCTCTTCCTCGGCGACACCCTCTTCATCAACAACGACGGTACCCACGGCATGGTCGAGGCCACCAACTCCGTCGGCCTCCAGCCGGGCCTCCACCGCGTCCGCATCGACTTCTTCGAGGCCGGCGGCGGCGCCGGCCTCACCCTCGCCGTCGGGCCCTTCGGCGGCACGCGCACCATCCTCGGCCCCGCCTCCTGGCGACGCCTCGCCTGCGCCCCCGACTTCAACCAGGACGGCAACGTCGATCAGGACGACATCGCCTGCCTCGCTCAGGTCGTCGCCGGCGATCCGTCCTGCTCCACGCTCGACCCAGACTTCAACCAGGACGGCAACGTCGACCAGTCCGACATCGCCGCCCTCGAACAGGTCATCGCCGGCGCACCGTGCCCCTGA
- a CDS encoding ATP-binding protein: MDGKLRGAADPSWTRGACAPVWAIVAEPAWARGAAPARGTTLVQGRAAVPGRAAVMNAGEWVVCGVSLAVAAAAVVSCLRTRRVLGRRMEAAAAQSQRLLGEVERLSAVGGRTEGRLARMEVLRSIATGQAEGMSASALMAQAARDLSALVGGARVCVWEMAEGSTAVLGACSLSPDAGHGAGGLLGVGERRAMGAAVADALRAGVTLDASRAGAGAAEAEAAGWWRARGSASWVEVGISDGVRLRASVTMDRADGGPGPAKAWDEAEIATLESVTHELSRALLAAWVDEERRVAVEKLRRSEECYRALFERSPDPMVLYDAGSGRVLGLNGAAERLLGGSIPETWALPGCGAEASASGAEASRVRRLIRGATGEMVELVETSHPVEFLRPGARLATLHEVSALRRAEEEAARAESRWRELTEAYGRALHHVAEDAPLETIFSTVCGAVERAEPGVICTVALMSEDGTRLRLAHRGSLPEAAAAMTADLPVRDDLGVCPVAAATGRRVVSGDMLADPRCAPFAEMVSRHALRACWSEPVVGADGRAVGTLAMYRGTPGEPGQREVRLVETAAEIVSLAVRHHGAIASLKETRLRYERALRGTGTLIWEYDVKADVVRMTGQLEAAGRDAGIDEWTGSAAAWRTRVHADDLDAVKVRFAACVERGDRYDVEYRVRLRGTGYRWVRSTGVRREEADGRVVIAGTMIDVTDRRRAMDHLARTNADLERFAAMASHELQEPLRTMRTYADLLAGEAGVLGAEGVKRAGFIRDGASRMQTLVADLLAFARAGGGLDRGLVETGPLVEEAVRAVRAHGAEAGDAVVIVEALPRVCGDGALLRLVFENLVGNAVKFVPPGAGAVRVSASRGTEGWEFRVADEGDGIAAEDRERVFEMFTRLRRRNGARGSGLGLAIARRIVESHGGRIWVEPNTPRGAVFAFTLPDHEGSTT; encoded by the coding sequence ATGGACGGGAAGTTGCGGGGGGCAGCGGATCCGTCGTGGACGCGTGGGGCGTGCGCGCCGGTGTGGGCAATCGTGGCGGAACCGGCGTGGGCCCGGGGGGCGGCCCCTGCGCGCGGGACGACGCTGGTGCAGGGGCGTGCGGCGGTGCCGGGGCGGGCCGCGGTGATGAACGCGGGCGAGTGGGTGGTGTGCGGGGTATCGCTGGCGGTGGCGGCGGCGGCGGTGGTGTCGTGCCTGCGGACGCGGCGCGTGCTGGGGCGGCGGATGGAGGCGGCGGCGGCGCAGTCGCAGCGGCTGCTGGGCGAGGTGGAGCGGCTGTCGGCGGTGGGCGGGCGGACGGAAGGGCGCCTGGCGCGGATGGAAGTGCTGCGGTCGATCGCGACGGGGCAGGCGGAGGGGATGTCGGCGTCGGCGCTGATGGCGCAGGCGGCGCGCGACCTGTCGGCGCTGGTGGGCGGCGCGCGGGTGTGCGTGTGGGAGATGGCGGAGGGTTCGACGGCGGTGCTGGGCGCGTGCTCGCTGAGCCCGGATGCGGGTCATGGGGCGGGCGGGCTGCTGGGGGTGGGCGAACGGCGCGCGATGGGGGCGGCGGTGGCGGACGCGCTGCGTGCGGGAGTCACACTGGACGCCTCGCGCGCGGGTGCGGGGGCGGCGGAGGCGGAGGCGGCGGGGTGGTGGCGGGCGCGCGGGAGCGCGTCGTGGGTGGAGGTCGGGATCAGCGATGGCGTGCGGCTGCGGGCGAGCGTGACGATGGACCGGGCGGACGGCGGGCCCGGCCCCGCGAAGGCGTGGGACGAGGCGGAGATCGCCACGCTGGAGAGCGTGACGCACGAGTTGTCGCGGGCGCTGCTGGCGGCGTGGGTGGACGAAGAGCGGCGTGTCGCGGTGGAGAAGCTGCGCCGGAGCGAGGAGTGCTACCGCGCGTTGTTCGAGCGCAGCCCGGACCCGATGGTGCTGTACGACGCGGGGAGCGGGCGGGTGCTGGGGCTGAACGGCGCGGCGGAGCGTCTGCTGGGCGGGTCGATTCCCGAGACGTGGGCGCTGCCGGGTTGCGGGGCGGAGGCGTCGGCGAGCGGGGCCGAGGCGTCGCGGGTGCGCCGGCTGATCCGCGGGGCGACCGGGGAGATGGTGGAGCTGGTGGAGACGTCGCACCCGGTGGAGTTTCTGCGTCCCGGGGCGCGGCTGGCGACGCTGCACGAGGTGTCGGCGCTGCGGCGCGCGGAGGAGGAGGCGGCGCGGGCGGAGTCGCGGTGGCGGGAGTTGACCGAGGCGTACGGGCGCGCGCTGCACCACGTGGCGGAGGACGCGCCGCTGGAGACGATTTTTTCGACGGTGTGCGGGGCGGTGGAACGGGCCGAGCCGGGCGTGATCTGCACGGTGGCGCTCATGAGCGAGGACGGGACGCGGCTGCGGCTGGCGCACCGGGGGAGCCTTCCCGAGGCGGCGGCGGCGATGACCGCGGACCTGCCGGTGCGCGACGACCTGGGCGTGTGCCCGGTGGCGGCGGCGACGGGGCGGCGGGTGGTGAGCGGGGACATGCTGGCCGATCCGCGGTGCGCGCCGTTCGCGGAGATGGTGTCGCGCCACGCGCTGCGGGCGTGCTGGTCGGAGCCGGTGGTGGGCGCGGACGGGCGGGCGGTGGGCACGCTGGCGATGTACCGGGGCACGCCCGGCGAGCCGGGGCAGCGCGAGGTGCGGCTGGTGGAGACGGCGGCGGAGATCGTCTCGCTGGCGGTGCGGCACCACGGGGCGATCGCCTCGCTGAAGGAGACGCGCCTGCGGTACGAGCGGGCGCTGCGCGGCACGGGGACGCTGATCTGGGAATACGACGTCAAGGCGGACGTCGTGCGGATGACGGGGCAGTTGGAGGCCGCGGGGCGGGACGCGGGCATCGACGAGTGGACGGGGAGCGCCGCGGCGTGGCGGACGCGCGTGCACGCGGACGACCTCGACGCGGTGAAGGTGCGGTTCGCGGCGTGCGTTGAGCGCGGGGACCGGTACGACGTGGAGTATCGGGTGCGGCTGCGGGGAACGGGGTACCGCTGGGTGCGTTCGACGGGGGTGCGTCGCGAGGAAGCCGACGGGCGCGTGGTGATCGCGGGGACGATGATCGACGTGACGGACCGGCGGCGGGCGATGGACCACCTGGCGCGGACGAACGCGGACCTGGAGCGGTTCGCGGCGATGGCGAGCCACGAACTGCAGGAGCCGCTGCGGACGATGCGGACGTACGCGGACCTGCTGGCGGGCGAGGCGGGGGTGCTGGGTGCGGAGGGCGTGAAGCGGGCGGGGTTCATCCGGGACGGGGCGAGCCGGATGCAGACGCTGGTGGCGGACCTGCTGGCGTTTGCGCGGGCGGGCGGCGGGCTGGATCGCGGGCTGGTGGAGACCGGGCCGCTGGTGGAGGAGGCGGTGCGCGCGGTGCGGGCGCACGGGGCGGAGGCTGGGGACGCGGTGGTGATCGTGGAGGCGCTGCCGCGGGTGTGCGGGGACGGGGCGTTGCTGCGGCTGGTGTTCGAGAACCTGGTGGGGAACGCGGTGAAGTTCGTGCCGCCGGGCGCGGGGGCGGTGCGGGTGAGCGCGTCGCGGGGGACGGAGGGGTGGGAGTTCCGGGTGGCGGACGAGGGGGACGGGATCGCGGCGGAGGATCGGGAGCGGGTGTTCGAGATGTTCACGAGGCTTCGTCGGCGGAACGGGGCGCGGGGGAGCGGGCTGGGGCTGGCGATCGCGCGGCGGATCGTGGAATCGCACGGGGGGCGGATCTGGGTGGAGCCGAACACGCCGCGGGGCGCGGTGTTCGCGTTCACGCTGCCGGACCATGAAGGGAGCACGACGTGA
- a CDS encoding peptidylprolyl isomerase, with the protein MRSAGWIAGVLSVVACCGGVGLAEMGTSPGVVEQPSTAKPSSQPEQPAAKPGEAKPETPQAPAKERYVYMRMTTTLGEIVLELDSEKAPLSVANFEKYASEGHYAGTIFHRVIPGFMVQGGGFTADMNQKKTNPPIKNEWKNGLKNVRGSIAMARTNVADSATSQFFINVKDNGFLDEPRDGAGYAVFGRVVRGMDVVDKIVGVKTTTRRGMGDVPEAPITIERVEKMSAEDGAKAKAGT; encoded by the coding sequence ATGCGAAGCGCCGGGTGGATCGCGGGTGTGTTGAGCGTGGTGGCGTGCTGTGGCGGGGTGGGGCTGGCGGAGATGGGCACGTCGCCGGGAGTGGTGGAGCAGCCGTCGACGGCGAAGCCGTCATCGCAGCCGGAGCAGCCGGCGGCAAAGCCTGGGGAAGCCAAGCCGGAGACGCCGCAGGCGCCGGCGAAGGAGCGATACGTGTACATGCGCATGACGACGACGCTGGGCGAGATCGTGCTGGAGCTGGACAGCGAGAAGGCGCCGCTGTCGGTGGCGAACTTCGAGAAGTACGCGAGCGAGGGGCACTACGCGGGGACGATCTTCCATCGCGTGATCCCCGGGTTCATGGTGCAGGGAGGCGGGTTCACGGCGGACATGAACCAGAAGAAGACGAACCCGCCGATCAAGAACGAGTGGAAGAACGGGCTGAAGAACGTGCGCGGGTCGATCGCGATGGCGCGGACGAACGTGGCGGATTCGGCGACGAGCCAGTTCTTCATCAACGTGAAGGACAACGGGTTCCTTGACGAGCCGCGGGACGGGGCGGGGTACGCGGTGTTCGGGCGGGTGGTGCGTGGGATGGACGTGGTCGACAAGATCGTGGGCGTGAAGACGACGACGCGTCGGGGGATGGGCGACGTGCCGGAGGCGCCGATCACGATCGAGCGGGTGGAGAAGATGAGCGCGGAGGACGGCGCGAAGGCGAAGGCGGGGACGTAA